In Pleurocapsa minor HA4230-MV1, the genomic window AGAGGACTTAATAGTTATTTGGGCAAATTGCCCAACGGTAAGCCTATATTAGTTGCTACTAGTGGAATGGGCGCTCCTTCTTTAAGTATCGTAGTCAATGAATTAGTGCAAGTTGGAATTAAGCGGTTTATTCGAGTTGGTACTTGTGGTTCAATTCAGCCTTTTATTTTAGTTGGTGACATTGTTATATCCCAAGCAAGTTTATGTCGGCAAGGGGCAGCTTTAGACATTGCTCCCCCAGAGTATCCTGCCGTCGCAGATCCCTTTTTAACCGTGGCTTTGGTTAAAACCGCTGCTAAATTAAATATTCCCTATCATTTAGGTATTACCGCCTCAGTAGACAGTTTTTATGAAGGACAAGAAAGAGTTGAGTCTTCGGCTAATCCCCATCTTCAGTCTTGGCTTAGAGGAATTACTGCCCAATATCGCCAGCTCAACATTTTAAATTACGAAATGGAAGTAGGAACGTTATTTAAAATGGCAGGAGTATACGGTTTTCGTGCTGCTTGTGTCTGTGCCGTTGTCGCTCAACGCACCGCAAACGAGTCAATCGTAATTGAGGATAAAGATGCTGCGGTTAAACTAGCTATTGAAGTAGCTATTAAGACCATTTCTCAAGATTAAAACTTAGTTTATGAGCGAGATAACCCTTCAATCTCTGTCTTCGTAGACAGCTTTTTAACTTGAGAATTTGACCCTAAAGAACGTTTAGCAGATACTTCTAGCTCCACTTTTAATCCTGGCTGGAGATATTCTGGAGGAATTGGCAGCTGCCCCAATTTTAAGGTAAACAAATTTCCTGATTGAGCGATCGCTTCTGGGGGAATTGCTCCTTCATACTTGGTTTGATAAACTGTACTTCTCCCACCAAAAAAGTTCTTATCCTCTGATTCTTCGCCGACACGGTATGTAAGGGAAAAATCGGTAGCAATTAAATTTGACTGTTCAGCCTCGTCAAATACATCTAACTCTAAATTTGCCCCCTGTCCAAATAAGCCATCAATCTTTAAATCATCTACATCCTCGGTATGGACAGCATTAAATACAAATAGCTCCGTCAGCTTATCTCGTTTGGTGGCTTTAGTTTCTAACCAAAGATCTTCGGGCAAGACAATATTGGCATCATTTGCTCCTTTAAGACTCAGGGTAATTGGCTGATCCTCAAAATTTTCTACTGGCTGGGGAGCATCCCACACCACCAAAACAGAATGTTCATGACGTGCTACCAACTCTTGATATTTGTCAGCAATAATCGAACCTGGAGCCAACAAAGATGAGGCATTATTTTTACTCTGCCAAATGTTCCTCGATAGTGTAAAACCTCGACCTTGTAACTCACTAATCGGTGCGGTGACTTCTGGAAAATCAGGAGAGAGGGATTTATCCAGATTAATTAGGGTTAAATTGCCAATTTTGCCCTTGACACCTTTCCTGCCTTCTCTTCCCTTTCTACCTGGATAGCCGTCAGTACAGCGAAATTCTTGAGTAGTACAATTATAGTCAGGACTTCCAGGTTCACCAAAGCAGGTTTCTTCATTCCAAGAAGGGCGATCGCATTCACAACCTGCTCCACCCTCCCCTGCTCTGCCAGGATTACCACCTTCCCCTCCCGCAGCAATCACATAGATCTGCTTAAGATACTCTTTGTTACTGGTGTATACCGTTAAAGAGGCGCCATTACCTCCATTCCCGCCATCTCCGCCATCTCCTCCACTACCACCATCAGCACCCTGCAAATTCTGACCAACATCTTCCGTTGTCTGCTCACAAACAGCATTTTGACCTTTTGCCCCTGGTTTTCCAGTTGCACCATTTCCTCCCGCTAAATCAAGAGTCATAGATGTTCCATCAGCAAACACCGTCAAGTTATCGCTATTGCGACCATTTTCTCCTTTTACTCCTGTTTCTCCCGTATCTCCACTTTCGCCTAAAGTTTTCACCTCTGCTGCCAGCACGTTAGAGCAGAGAAGTGATGGCATAACATTCGCCGAGGTAACAAATTGCGGAATAGATAGAATCGTCACAAATAGAGACAGTTTACTAAAAAAACGTATGTGCATAGTTAAATAAAACTATTTTGAGCGCATTTTATTTATATTCGTTGTTCGTGTATCGCACATATTTATGTTTTTGTCA contains:
- a CDS encoding collagen-like protein, giving the protein MHIRFFSKLSLFVTILSIPQFVTSANVMPSLLCSNVLAAEVKTLGESGDTGETGVKGENGRNSDNLTVFADGTSMTLDLAGGNGATGKPGAKGQNAVCEQTTEDVGQNLQGADGGSGGDGGDGGNGGNGASLTVYTSNKEYLKQIYVIAAGGEGGNPGRAGEGGAGCECDRPSWNEETCFGEPGSPDYNCTTQEFRCTDGYPGRKGREGRKGVKGKIGNLTLINLDKSLSPDFPEVTAPISELQGRGFTLSRNIWQSKNNASSLLAPGSIIADKYQELVARHEHSVLVVWDAPQPVENFEDQPITLSLKGANDANIVLPEDLWLETKATKRDKLTELFVFNAVHTEDVDDLKIDGLFGQGANLELDVFDEAEQSNLIATDFSLTYRVGEESEDKNFFGGRSTVYQTKYEGAIPPEAIAQSGNLFTLKLGQLPIPPEYLQPGLKVELEVSAKRSLGSNSQVKKLSTKTEIEGLSRS
- a CDS encoding nucleoside phosphorylase; amino-acid sequence: MKHHIGFSQSDLGADAPQSVILSGEPERSHYIAQTYLENVKLLSQYRGLNSYLGKLPNGKPILVATSGMGAPSLSIVVNELVQVGIKRFIRVGTCGSIQPFILVGDIVISQASLCRQGAALDIAPPEYPAVADPFLTVALVKTAAKLNIPYHLGITASVDSFYEGQERVESSANPHLQSWLRGITAQYRQLNILNYEMEVGTLFKMAGVYGFRAACVCAVVAQRTANESIVIEDKDAAVKLAIEVAIKTISQD